A DNA window from Arachis duranensis cultivar V14167 chromosome 3, aradu.V14167.gnm2.J7QH, whole genome shotgun sequence contains the following coding sequences:
- the LOC107480509 gene encoding uncharacterized protein LOC107480509 yields MASSSVVLFSLLLLLLLGLFSSHSCAARLGGSRQKLEVNRHLNRLNKPPVKTIQSPDGDFIDCVHISKQPAFDHPFLKDHKIQMRPSFHPEGLFDENKVSEKPKEKINQLWHVNGKCPEDTIPIRRTKEEDVLRASSVKRYGRKKHRSIPKPRSAQPDLINQSGHQHAIAYVEGDKYYGAKATINVWEPKIQQANEFSLSQLWILGGSFGQDLNSIEAGWQVSPDLYGDNNTRLFTYWTSDAYQATGCYNLLCSGFIQVNSEISMGASISPVSAYRNSQYDISILIWKDPKEGHWWMQFGNDYVLGYWPSFLFSYLADSASMIEWGGEVVNSEPDGQHTSTQMGSGHFPEEGFGKASYFKNIQVVDSSNNLKAPKGLGTFTEQSNCYDVQTGSNGDWGHYFYYGGPGKNPNCQ; encoded by the exons ATGGCTTCTTCTTCAGTAGTGTTGTTTTCtctgttgttattgttgttgttgggtctTTTTAGTTCTCACTCTTGTGCCGCTAGGCTCGGTGGTTCAAGACAGAAGCTTGAAGTCAATAGGCATTTGAATCGCTTGAATAAGCCTCCTGTTAAGACCATTCag AGCCCAGATGGGGATTTCATAGATTGTGTGCATATCTCTAAGCAACCAGCTTTTGATCATCCTTTCCTTAAAGATCACAAAATTCAG ATGAGGCCTAGTTTCCACCCTGAAGGGCTATTTGATGAGAACAAGGTTTCTGAAAAACCCAAAGAGAAGATTAATCAGCTGTGGCATGTGAATGGTAAATGCCCCGAAGACACAATACCAATTCGGAGAACAAAGGAAGAGGATGTCCTTAGAGCTAGCTCAGTTAAAAGATATGGAAGGAAGAAGCACAGGTCAATCCCGAAGCCTAGGTCAGCACAACCTGATCTTATTAACCAGAGTGGTCATCAG CATGCAATAGCATATGTTGAAGGGGACAAGTACTATGGAGCAAAAGCCACTATTAATGTGTGGGAACCTAAGATTCAGCAGGCGAATGAGTTCAGCTTGTCGCAGCTCTGGATATTAGGAGGCTCGTTCGGACAAGATCTTAACAGCATTGAAGCTGGCTGGCAG GTTAGCCCTGATTTATACGGCGATAACAACACTCGGTTATTCACCTACTGGACA AGTGATGCATATCAAGCTACAGGTTGCTACAATCTTCTTTGCTCAGGATTTATTCAGGTCAACAGCGAAATATCGATGGGTGCAAGCATATCTCCGGTTTCTGCTTACAGAAACTCCCAGTATGATATCAGCATCCTTATCTGGAAG GATCCAAAAGAGGGACACTGGTGGATGCAATTTGGGAATGACTATGTATTGGGATATTGGCCTTCATTCTTGTTCTCATACTTGGCAGACAGTGCCTCCATGATTGAATGGGGTGGTGAGGTTGTGAATTCTGAGCCTGATGGCCAACACACTTCAactcaaatgggaagtggccaTTTCCCTGAAGAGGGTTTTGGAAAAGCAAGCTACTTCAAGAACATTCAAGTGGTTGATAGCTCCAACAATCTCAAAGCTCCAAAGGGACTTGGAACCTTCACTGAGCAATCAAATTGCTATGATGTTCAAACAGGAAGTAATGGTGACTGGGGACATTACTTCTACTATGGAGGACCTGGTAAAAACCCTAATTGTCAATGA